The following proteins are encoded in a genomic region of Magallana gigas chromosome 1, xbMagGiga1.1, whole genome shotgun sequence:
- the LOC105318121 gene encoding receptor-type tyrosine-protein phosphatase C: MIWQEHVEQVVMLTNIMEGDKWKCTQYWPNLQTSIECGSFTVHSLEEKQYTFYVIRKLKVTNKKRKSASRTITQYHYTAWPDHGIPEALCLLLFHDQVTRSKIDSHNGPVLVHCSAGIGRTGTYIAIDVLIESGKTHSKINIAEYVKKMRRNRMNMVQTYEQYKTIFLTLHEMFKAPPTVLSTTEFLQKLQNELCNKPANVSAFKKEFQKLLAVRPQYTAKDYKVSSQFHDFSASIHPLDKHILFLTSNVPKRGRYINAITVPSFTNQNAFIITNYPTKGDAVDFLRLIIDYDSEVVVCMEPLCSIECASTWLPTATRSKQVTPFTTKLRHEQTRDVKSSIIEITKEGKSDETWSVEIAEPMNDIKETHSKTVTHLLSLVSFARNIETESPIIVLSSDGAALCGVFCAVYNLIQQLTMDEEIDVFSVVRLLQTRRPELCSSLEEYQLIHEALQSYTKSCENIYYNQ; encoded by the exons ATGATTTGGCAAGAACATGTGGAGCAGGTTGTAATGTTAACAAATATCATGGAAGGCGACAAG TGGAAATGCACCCAATATTGGCCTAACTTACAAACATCAATAGAGTGCGGTAGTTTCACGGTTCACTCTCTTGAAGAGAAACAGTATACGTTTTACGTTATCCGGAAACTTAAAGTCACCAATAAGAAG CGCAAAAGCGCCAGTAGAACAATTACTCAGTATCATTATACCGCCTGGCCGGATCATGGAATACCAGAAGCGCTATGTCTCTTACTATTTCATGATCAAGTGACGAGATCCAAAATTGACAGCCACAATGGACCTGTCCTTGTTCATTGCAG TGCTGGAATAGGGAGAACAGGAACCTATATTGCAATAGATGTACTGATTGAATCAGGGAAAACGCATAGCAAAATCAACATTGCAGagtatgtgaaaaaaatgagaAGAAACCGGATGAATATGGTCCAGACCTAT GAACAATACAAGACAATATTCCTTACCCTCCATGAGATGTTTAAAGCACCACCAACTGTTTTGAGTACAACAGAATTTCTTCAGAAACTTCAGAATGAACTCTGTAATAAGCCAGCTAATGTTTCAGCATTCAAAAAGGAGTTTCAG AAACTACTGGCAGTTCGACCACAATACACAGCAAAGGACTACAAAGTGTCTTCACagtttcatgatttttcagcgtCCATTCACCCTC TTGACAAGCACATCCTTTTCCTTACGTCAAATGTACCAAAACGAGGAAGGTACATAAATGCTATAACTGTTCCC tctttCACCAATCAAAATGCGTTTATCATCACCAATTACCCGACAAAAGGTGACGCTGTTGACTTCCTTCGACTGATTATTGATTATGACTCTGAAGTTGTTGTCTGTATGGAACCTCTCTGCAGTATAGAATGT gCGAGCACATGGCTTCCAACTGCAACCAGATCAAAACAAGTTACTCCTTTCACAACAAAATTACGACACGAACAAACAAGAGACGTCAAGAGCAGCATAATCGAAATAACCAAAGAAGGA AAAAGCGATGAAACATGGTCTGTTGAGATAGCTGAGCCAATGAACGACATCAAAGAAACTCATTCAAAGACAGTAACTCACCTCCTTAGCTTGGTATCGTTTGCACGAAACATTGAAACAGAATCTCCAATTATTGTCTTAAGCAG TGATGGTGCCGCTCTGTGTGGTGTGTTCTGTGCTGTATACAACCTGATACAACAACTGACAATGGACGAGGAGATAGACGTGTTCTCTGTGGTCAGACTCCTACAAACACGACGTCCTGAACTTTGCTCATCATTG GAAGAGTACCAACTGATTCATGAAGCCTTACAGAGTTACACAAAATCGTGCGAAAATATCTACTATAACCAATAA